The genomic segment ACTCACTTTTGCCCTCAGCTGCAGTTTTACAGTCAGCACACATCCAGTCAGCTTCATAAACTCGAATATTAGAGCACTTTCGATGAGTTCCCCTGGATCCACACAACTTGCAGAGAACTATTTCAAAATACCTGTTAAGAAAAGCCGTTTCTTAATTGATTGATAGTTACAATGTTTTTCAACCAAGGTCAGTGTACATTAATCAACATTCCACAAAAACGAGACCTAAATGAGCCCAAAGTCAAGTTTCGAAACAGATCAAGtttactatattttttaaatatcacttttctatcatttttaaatatttaacaataaaaagtcatcaacagcaattaataatgcataaataataaatacttcaTATGATAAAATACACAACtaataattatactaataataacatacaagataaaaatctaaaacggtttaaatttttatttctgatcaaatttcctatctaaataaataaatatttcatttaaagtctctccaACATAAAAAATGGAGCATTCCACAAGTATATGTTTCTGATTTCATTTGATTAATTTGGGATGACTGAATGAAAAGCACTGATTACCCTGACTGTGAGCTGTGTTCACGACCTTTGTGACACAGACACTTCACTGCATCACAGCGGTGGTAGACCTGCAATAACTCAACAAATGCATTCTCCTCCAGTTCCCAAGATGCATCACTGgaaaatagaaaacaatgtaactaaaaacattatttgaacATTACTCCAGCAAGCAGTGAATAACAGTGTTACAAATAAAACATTAGGATAAACAAGGTAATAGAAATTCGAATGACTAGAATCAATAGCAGAAGGATTATTTACCGCTCTGGTATATATATTCCCATTCGGAGCATTTCCTGCTGAAACTGCTCCTTGTTATTGCAGAGTGTGCATTTAAAGAAAAACATTGCGGCGCTGTGTGCATAATTCTGAAACACAAGAGAGGAGGATCTGGCTCAAAGTTCTAACTTAGattaacatgtttaaaatagGGGTTAAAAAGATTACCTGTACACATTTCCTGTGAAACCAGCTTCCATGACATGCAGGGCATTTGAGGACATGATAGGAGAGGATGGGTTCAATGGGATCTAGACAGATGGAGCAGGAGTGGGGCAGACTGTGGCTGGAGTCACAGGACTGAGTAGGCGCATGCTTTTTACAGAAAGACCTGCAAAAGATTGCCATGATCAGTACCAAGAGGAGCATTTGTAAAATTGACAACAATGATGCTGCTTTTAAATAGGTTGGGGtcacttgtttttttgttattcaaCAAGAAATGTTATTCGACAAGACAGTTTTTGACAGCTGTCGCATGATCCAagatttggacacccctgatctgaaggatactgaagactggagtaatgggTGCTGCTAAACCTAAGATACTTATTTTAAAGGCCAATTAATAGCACTGACAGATGCAGGcaaacatacactacctgacaagacAAAATCTtgctgcctatccaagttttaggaacagtaaataataacttgacttttagttgatcatttagagtcagaagtagcttatatgaaaggcaaaggcctctagattttgctctttttttttttatttttttttaaccaaaatcaaatataatcatgccttgatttttaattatttcattaggacagtaaggtctgactttcttagacaaaagtctcgtctTTTAACAGAAATcatgtacagtatagaaaataaagttCTATACTGTACATGAGTTCAGTGGAAAAACAATGAGTATTGTGtatgagcgctatcctgctgaagatttgccctttcctgtggtttgtaatgtaatgggcagcacaaatgtcttgatacctcaggcagttgatgttgccatccactcaacCGATCTTTCTCATGGCCCATATtgaatgtaaacccaaaccatgattttttttcattaaacttGACTGATGTCGGGTTCCAATATATCTACTCTGCAGTATCTGtaatgattaggatgcagttcaacagatttaccttctgccacatttacaaatgatcaactaaaagtcaagttattgtttgttgctcttacaactgggatcgacaacaagacttttgtcaggtagtgtatacaatCATTAGATTATAGCATGCTACTTCACAGACATTATATGACACAAGTGACTCCACACACACTGATAAGGGTAACAGACTGATCCAACAAAGTGTAATTTGCCTCGGTCTGTGTGGTGTAAACTGGCCTTACAAACATGTACTGGGTTAATGCATTAGATTCTGTTATTATTGTTAGGATCCTCATTTGTTCAGTCATGAACagatgtaaaaataaatccagaAGCAGCTTAATTCAAGCCTGTAAAtgaaagccaaaattaaatttgctgcttatttaaagcaggggtcaccaatctcggtcctggagggccggtgtccatgcagggtttagctccaatttgcctcaacacacctgcctgaatgtttcaagtttacctagtgagaccttgattagcttgttcaggtgtgtttgattagggttggagctaaaatctgcaggacacaggACCTTCAGAAACAAGTTTGTTGACCCCTGATATAAAGCAACAATGGAGAATTTTCATCTTGTAGTCTGAACTTTCCttttaaatatacacattttaaataatattttaaaaggcTTCACATCAATACTTTCTACACCATCATCTTGCTATTCACAAGGAACAACGCACTTACGGAAACAAGCCTGTGAACTGGAAAACAAACTCCTGCTCTAATCCACAGGGCATGTGGACCATTTGCCGACAGCTTTTGATGGAGCAGCCCACTGAAGCACCAGCCTTTTTGCAATGAAAGCATCTCTGCAAGTAATAAAGTGACACAAgtttcaaaaatgtttctgaGGTGTTAAACAGAACATGGCAAGGGTAAAATATTTACTTACCAGCCTCGATGATCTGCGGATCTCCTTTTTAATGTCACCCACAAGAAAACCATACACGTCTTCATCTTCCTCTCCTCTCTGGCATATTCCACTAGACATTAGCTGTAACATTAGATTAAAAACTTATCCTTTAGAAACTTTAGGGATGAATGCGTATAGGTTTTGGTGATGGGCTTCAACATGTACGTAACAGTCCAAGATTTCTTGATTGAAAACAATACATTAGACACATTCTAATATATggttaaaaattacattaatctaatataaaaattaaagccagaatgcagttaaacacattttttttatgtctttgaCCCATATGTAGTATTAGCCAACTATATCTGTGTAGGGGTAGATGAAGGGGAAAACGCTCTTTTTCCTCGAAGACAACAAGAAATAAAGACTTGGCAGTTACAactatgaatattattattttttttataaattagtaTATTGGAATTATTTCTGAAACATCAGGTGACACTGAAGCCAATTCAACCGTGCTTTCACAggtataaattacattttaacataGCAAAAGTCTGCTCAAGGCattcgaaaaatgtggaaaaaatattaagaaGTCTTTATTGACATGACTATTTCTTAAAACTGCCATGTtagtaaaggctttttaatttattattttttttttacattttttgagagccTTGGACTTACTTTtgttgtttattctgatgaatctctAACATAAAGAGcactgacacattatttaagctacccctgaacactttttgtttgattttacattttaacattgttcacccaaaaactccAATttacaagtggttccaaatctttatgagtaTTTTCTTTGGTTCTGTTGcacaaaagaatacattttaaaaagaatgttagaaacctgtaaccattggcttccacaGTAGCAAAAACACTACagacactatggaagtcaatggatacagatttccaacatttttccaaataattcctttgtgttcaacagggggaaaaatcaaacaggtttgtaacaagtcaagggtgaaaaaactgatgacagaattttcagctttgcctaaaccatccctttaaaagagaaaatagatcttttattgtgtaatatttcataatatcaCAATTTTACTATACATTTGAATTGTACATGACTTGTCTCAAAAAAGACTCTTCCAAACTTTTGACCACCAATGCAtagttttgttatatatatataatttacatataaATGGTCCATGTCTTGTGTACTCAATTTATTCAGGACACATAATTCAGGATAACGTTACATTAAGGTAACAGATCGGTAACAGATAAAAGACAACAGGAAATGCTTCACTCAACATAAACATTAAAAAGCAAGACTAAACCAAAGTTGTTAATTTCTCACCAGACAAAAAAAGTGGACAGCCAGGTTGTGCTGCTCAAGGTGAACCTTCTCTCCATACTTCTCTTTATTATTCTCAGATCTCTTACATAGACAGCAAACTGCAGAACAAACGCAAAATATTAAAATCAGTCAACGTCAACGAGAATATACCTTAGCACATTCTGTTATCGTGAGGATTAATTCTGATGCCAcgtaaaaatgcacaaaaacaaacttACTGAGATCTCTGTCCTGCAGCTTTATTTCAGCGGACTTTTCATTTAACGCTTTCATTTTTAGGTGGGGAAGTCAAATGTAAAGTTAAATTTTAAAATGGCGATTTAAAGAGCCCCAAGTTAAAGGCTAGCAGTACATGGCTAACGTTAACCTACACGGCTTCAGACTCACTTTTTCGCGAGCTTTATCTTAAAGTCAGTCTTCTTCTTCCATCAGATAGAAATATACATATTCTCCAGGAAAAGTCGAGtttttaatattactttagaGACATTCGTGCGCGTAAAAGTGTAAATCGCAATACACAAATTCAAACTTCGCTCTGCTCGTGAAAATCCTCCTCCGCGCGCATTTGATTGGTTCAATTCAAACCCAAACACAGATTTTCCGGAGGGAGGAGCTCTGGCCAAAACATTTGAGCTGCGGAAACGTTGCAAATTTCATGCGCTACGTGACTTccgtttattttacaaaataaaggtGAGAGGGCGTGCCAACAAAAGCAGTCCTTTACTTAATTATACAGTATCATGTGTGGTTTGATCCAGtccatttttttatgtatatgaaatttcccaaaataataaaaagttgtactagaaaggtattttttttacatggattaacataataaatgcaaatatctttttttttacttgaagacaatatttgttttccttcttAGAAAATGTTCCACATCCACCCAGAAAATCCTTGTGTATATACAATCACAAAACATCCAAATTAAATCTCTCTAAAACCTTTTTAGCTAGATATgttatttgtaaaattttaattgtaacttcttttactttgttatttatacagtatatttcatAAGATTGCCAAGCTTTTTccaatttatatttttgaatacATTGgtccattttaattttatttataactgTATCCCCTGttataatatttctaatatatttattagtataaCTTTGTTTAACAAAAGCAGCCCTGCATTGATAGTAAGTGATAGTTTTGTTGTTATGCTTtgtacgttttatttatttaatatacattttaaaaaagcttaTTTCACACACAGTCTGCacctttgtttttaatatttaaaagtttggggtcagtaggattttttatgttttaaaatcatATTCCCCTGCTCACCACggctacatttatttaatcaaaaatacagtacaaaatgtaaaattgtgaaatgttattttactataaaataactgttcaacagtagtttgtcattttataatttattccagcaattttaaaaatgaattttcagcttcattactcaaGTCTTCAGTCTCATAGTCCTTCAGaaattactttaatattatttatttttattattaatatgatttttattattgtaatagtaataaaagcaataactggagaaataatttaatttgaaactacatacaattgttataaatatttgacaattacattttttttacatttaaaaaatgccaccagaataattttctttaaaaaaaaaaacatgaaaaaactgaacccaaacttttgactggtagtgtgtatatatatatatatatatatatatatatatatatatatatatatatatatatatatatatatatatatatatatatatatatatatatatatatatatatatatatatatatatataaaatatttaggaaaaactatttcttttattatttatttaatacttgttattattttgtatattttttatcataattatattataataattattgtatacatatttttattatactaatTATTAAATAGTCATTAATTATCTTTAATAATCATataatcattaattaataatCTCAATATCTTATTttcaaaactaataaaaaataattgtgaaaTGTATGATGTTACtgataaataatttgattaattcTGTAATAATTGTCATTCTGTAATTTTCtaaaatatctttttattttatcttgtaataatttatttttggcctAATTTCACCaaataaagtttcatttatttataaatttatattttcatgaactgtatttctatatgttttaatCTTTATCCAGCAGTGCACTGTAAATGTAGTTATTAAACATTGGTGACTTGGCCAGTTCACCATTTTTGTTCAGGTGGTTCATTTTAGTTTTTGGGGGGACTAAGATTGCCATATTACGCACATTAAGGGACAAAAATGGTTTGAAAAATCATAAGCTTAATTAAATCAACATGAATCCATTAGAACGTTTATCAGgcttatcattcatttattttctttttggtt from the Danio rerio strain Tuebingen ecotype United States chromosome 17, GRCz12tu, whole genome shotgun sequence genome contains:
- the g2e3 gene encoding G2/M phase-specific E3 ubiquitin-protein ligase isoform X4, which encodes MSSGICQRGEEDEDVYGFLVGDIKKEIRRSSRLRCFHCKKAGASVGCSIKSCRQMVHMPCGLEQEFVFQFTGLFPSFCKKHAPTQSCDSSHSLPHSCSICLDPIEPILSYHVLKCPACHGSWFHRKCVQNYAHSAAMFFFKCTLCNNKEQFQQEMLRMGIYIPERDASWELEENAFVELLQVYHRCDAVKCLCHKGREHSSQSGYFEIVLCKLCGSRGTHRKCSNIRVYEADWIFREGLRTLGMFEQVQMCSETFFPVFCGPVERLTAESVMELFTTRLSEEKEKQVLEKTTISFWKQYLHECEEGQCAASLEDLLTFATGTDLVPAIGFKPTPSISFLSSPDNLCAFPQSNCDANHLILPTLPSYQLFKKHLDYTVCQFSVMQDI
- the g2e3 gene encoding G2/M phase-specific E3 ubiquitin-protein ligase isoform X3; translated protein: MKALNEKSAEIKLQDRDLICCLCKRSENNKEKYGEKVHLEQHNLAVHFFCLLMSSGICQRGEEDEDVYGFLVGDIKKEIRRSSRLRCFHCKKAGASVGCSIKSCRQMVHMPCGLEQEFVFQFTGLFPSFCKKHAPTQSCDSSHSLPHSCSICLDPIEPILSYHVLKCPACHGSWFHRKCVQNYAHSAAMFFFKCTLCNNKEQFQQEMLRMGIYIPERDASWELEENAFVELLQVYHRCDAVKCLCHKGREHSSQSGYFEIVLCKLCGSRGTHRKCSNIRVYEADWIFREGLRTLGMFEQVQMCSETFFPVFCGPVERLTAESVMELFTTRLSEEKEKQVLEKTTISFWKQYLHECEEGQCAASLEDLLTFATGTDLVPAIGFKPTPSISFLSSPDNLCAFPQSNCDANHLILPTLPSYQLFKKHLDYTVCQFSVMQDI